A single genomic interval of Gossypium raimondii isolate GPD5lz chromosome 11, ASM2569854v1, whole genome shotgun sequence harbors:
- the LOC105801514 gene encoding GDSL esterase/lipase At5g33370 translates to MAKRSISCFLLVLVSLLAVALAEATTESPAVYIFGDSILDVGTNNYIPECLAKADFYFNGIDFPYSEPTGRFSNGLNTADEIVRLLGLRRSPPPFLQLVNDPLTFRKNILKGANFASGGSGILNSTGQYQYIRVISMGDQVQQFSTVRSNITNMTASDAATDAILSKAFFLISVGSNDIFEYLLNITRPPMTIPEFNATLVSTYEYHLKTLYELGARKIGILTVPPIGCTPIARARANGNCSEPAQRFAQAFYTEAVALLEKLSSQVPDLRYSLANTYLMTTGMMENMFAFGLRDITSACCGNGTYACNQTASFCSNRDEYLFWDQFHPTQRVSELAALTLFGGSESFVAPMNFSQLLGVNI, encoded by the exons ATGGCAAAGAGGAGCATTTCATGTTTCCTTCTTGTTTTGGTGTCACTACTTGCGGTAGCTTTGGCAGAGGCGACAACAGAATCGCCGGCTGTCTACATCTTCGGGGACTCAATCCTTGATGTTGGGACTAATAACTACATACCTGAATGCCTCGCAAAGGCAGATTTCTATTTCAACGGCATTGATTTCCCTTACTCGGAGCCAACGGGGAGGTTCAGCAATGGTCTTAACACTGCTGATGAAATAG TGAGGCTGTTGGGTCTGCGGAGGAGTCCACCACCGTTTCTCCAGCTTGTCAATGATCCGTTGACTTTCAGGAAGAATATACTAAAGGGCGCCAACTTTGCCTCTGGAGGATCCGGCATTTTGAATAGTACTGGACAGTATCAATAC ATAAGGGTCATATCCATGGGGGATCAGGTCCAACAATTCTCAACCGTTCGATCAAATATCACAAATATGACGGCCAGTGATGCAGCAACCGATGCCATTCTTTCCAAAGCATTCTTTCTTATCAGCGTTGGCAGCAATGACATCTTCGAGTACCTGCTTAACATCACCAGACCACCAATGACCATACCGGAGTTCAATGCCACCCTCGTATCCACATATGAATACCATTTAAAG ACTCTATACGAGCTTGGCGCCCGAAAGATAGGTATCTTAACCGTTCCACCGATCGGGTGCACACCAATTGCTCGAGCTAGAGCCAATGGTAACTGTTCCGAGCCAGCTCAGCGGTTTGCGCAAGCATTCTATACAGAGGCAGTGGCCTTACTAGAAAAGCTTAGCTCCCAAGTCCCAGATTTAAGGTATTCGCTGGCCAATACGTATTTGATGACCACCGGTATGATGGAAAATATGTTCGCCTTCG GTTTAAGGGATATTACATCGGCTTGCTGTGGAAATGGAACGTACGCATGCAATCAAACGGCTAGTTTTTGTTCTAACCGTGACGAATACTTGTTTTGGGACCAGTTTCATCCGACACAGCGAGTTTCGGAGTTGGCAGCCTTAACACTATTCGGTGGATCAGAATCGTTTGTGGCTCCCATGAATTTCAGTCAGTTGTTGGGGGTTAACATTTAG